A region from the Triticum aestivum cultivar Chinese Spring chromosome 3D, IWGSC CS RefSeq v2.1, whole genome shotgun sequence genome encodes:
- the LOC123075819 gene encoding probable ascorbate-specific transmembrane electron transporter 1, giving the protein MPVKSGASFRLTALPMIVMAQLLAAAVFTLTLVWVLHFREGVTWEMGSIPQLVYTAHPLFMIIGLVICTGEAVMAYRIVLGPRAARKAVHLLLHLLSLGFAAVGLYAAVKFHRDAGLPDIHSLHSWLGIATIGLYALQWLVAFVYFVFPGAMMTMRADYAPWHIFFGIVIFLMAVCTAETGLAKYIFPGNDYPSEAFVINFLGISIFVFGVTVVLAVILPSRY; this is encoded by the exons ATGCCGGTTAAGAGCGGCGCCAGCTTCCGGCTCACGGCGCTGCCGATGATTGTCATGGCGCAGCTGCTCGCCGCTGCCGTGTTCACGCTCACCCTCGTATGGGTGCTGCACTTCAGGGAGGGCGTCACCTGGGAGATGGGCTCTATCCCGCAGCTGGTTTACACG GCACACCCCCTCTTCATGATCATCGGCCTTGTCATTTGCACTGGAGAAG CGGTGATGGCGTACAGGATCGTGCTGGGCCCGCGTGCAGCAAGGAAGGCGGTGCACCTTTTGCTGCATCTGCTTTCCCTGGGCTTCGCAGCCGTCGGGTTGTACGCCGCCGTCAAGTTCCACCGCGACGCCGGCCTCCCCGACATCCACTCCTTGCATTCCTGGCTGGGAATAGCCACCATCGGCCTCTATGCCCTTCAG TGGCTGGTGGCTTTCGTGTACTTTGTGTTCCCTGGGGCTATGATGACGATGAGGGCTGACTACGCGCCGTGGCACATCTTCTTCGGCATCGTCATCTTCCTCATGGCCGTCTGCACTGCTGAGACCGGCCTCGCCAAGTACATCTTCCCCGGCAACGACTATCCAAGCGAGGCGTTCGTCATCAACTTCCTTGGGATCTCCATCTTCGTGTTTGGTGTTACCGTTGTCCTAGCGGTCATCCTTCCGTCAAGATACTAG